AGAAAATCTAGGTTTAGTTGGATGACTGAATAATTGAATAACACTTCCTTGCTATGTATACTTTCATATCCATATTTAACTAATACCTATCATCTATCTAGTCATCAAGGTCTATCTGTCTGTAAATTTTTGACGGCTAACCCACTCGAGCTGATTTTGTTGGTTTATGAATATAATCAATTATCTGAGGTcaaacaaagttatttttttctagaatttCTCACAATATCGAAAAAACGGTTTCAATCACAGACTAACGAGCGCCAGCTTAAAATAAAGCGTAGTGGTAGTCCGCTTGTCTGTGActcgacaccggaggtcccgggttcgaattccggttaggcatgatgagaaattaTCTTTTTGTAATAGGACTAGACTtggatatttatgtatataagtattaaaaatacatatataaataaacaaagttcAGAAGCAGAATTGGAttgcatttaataaataatttggcacagatattgAGCCGAAACCTTCTCAAAAAAACTTACCTGATTAAGATCGACGAATTTGCGGACCACAGACCGTGTGAAGTCCGGATTGTTGAGCATTTCATTCACGAACCAGTCCAGGGGGATGCTAGGGAAGGAAATGAGCTGGTTAACAAGAAtactaaagaaattaaatacgCCGACTTTACATTCTGTTcttcttatattataaatgcaaaagtttgtaaggatatGTCTAtttgtaactctttcacgcaTATAATCTAAATGGATTCTCACGAAACTTTGACACTGGAATAACagaatttaattcaatttcaatttgtgCCAGTTGAGTTTTCTCCCTAAAAGAGAGAGGGCCTGCCTGTGACCACGATCCTacttgggtaagtcaggtttacaGACGGTTTCCTCCCGATGTGTTAGGTTGTACATTACtttgtgatataaaaaaaagtgttcatcttaaaaaaaaacatacaaatttagGATAAAAAGTTCTACTTACAAATGGCAAAAGAGTGACAAAGAGTCTGCCAtttttttgaaagaaaattatttaagcaGTTGTAATTCATAGTCTACTGAGACAGTGAATAAGGAAAGTTTTGAAAAACTGTAATTTGCCGATCATCCATGACATGCCACAGAGGGCTATCTGGGAATCCTCACAGTTAGGGCGATGAGGTCGTCTTGATAAACTTTTCGTCGATTTTGCGGTGAAAACTTTAAGAAAGGTCTAGATGAAacattataacaatatatacGTTTCCATCGTCGACTTGAGATCGTCATAACTTTGCCGTATTATCTTTCatcatcaattaaaattatgtacatgGAGTGGACCGTATGCAcactaatttatgtattacCGAAAccacatttatttaaaccttGATATAAAATCTGATCAACCCATGCTCACACGAAACAAATGGTcgtgtaaataattattggcAAGTAACTTCCTTAGGAAGTGTAGGAGGGAATCTCTGAAAACCCCATGGTAAAGGGATATTGCGCATTAAAGCTGACGCAAGATAAATacgataaaaattatactcacAACGAAATTATAGTTGGAGTATCAAACCTTACCTTTCCAACCGGTTTTCATCATTACTCTCCAGGCCGTCTCTTTCTGGTGAAGCCTCCAATGTTTCCCAAAAGTTGTCTAATCCGTACACTggaaaaaaacacaattattataaaaactgcTAGGGCGAGTGCTTCTTCAATGTTATTTCGGTTGCTACATGTTATTTCATGATTGAAGGCGATTTATCTCTTTATAAcaagttaaatttaagaaggTGTCGctattgaataatatttaaattagttacatttaattttattattcaaagcTTTAGCGTAAAAGTCGATTCAACCACGGCTTTGCATCAATTATTGTTTCTCAAGATAGGTAATATCCTCGTTTGGATGGTATTGTGAATTACCTATAAAATTAGTAAgcctaaaattaaatcatcatcaaagttttttttttcgcttgGACAGTGGTCACGAACGGAGTTCAAGGATTCAGCCTAGGAAAGGGCAAACAGAAAAATGAAATGTCTgttctatttttatgaatGCATATCtagattaattaataatattttctccaATATAAACCCTTTGTTTGATTAGAATCTATTAGTGATCCATAAAACATTTGCATTAATAATAGGTCAATTTAAAATGCAAAGGGCTCAACAAATGTCATGATAGATTTACAAATGTTAGATGTAATAAACtgtagttaaaataatagttcgttacttttgttattttattatctttacatAACGTTGTCACTCAAACTCTTTGCTGTTAACCTTTAAACTCTATAGAGTACATAAGttactttataattaattgaaacttTACATTTTGAGATGAGATTTAGTAAAGGTTTTAGAGAGCAGTCTAACACcttagaaatttataaaaaaaaaactcgctGAAATAAAGtgattctaaaaaaaaaatttcaattaaatatgtgAGTGGACATATTATTTCCTTTTACTTAAAGATATGAAGAAGATAAGTCAATATTCTGCATcggtattattttcttaaatatcatCTGTAAATTAACAAGAAATATCACGTAGCACCGAAAGCTCTTACTGATTAACACAAACCTTAACAAAAAGACACATTTACACGATAAGCGACCACACAACGCCTCCCGTAATGTTGAGGAGACAATAGTCTTACTTAGCACCTCATTCTTTCGGCAAAATGGATTACTTATTATCCAGCGCAGACTGAACTTACCTTTTGTCGTCTAAAAAAGTAATGAAGTAAAAATACAGCATCATGTATAAtaacctttaaataaaatcatttatgtAGGCTACTTCAAAAATCACCTAatagtaaatatttgttacaaattttttgggctagttattggaaaaaatacacagttttattttaaacaacacCAGTTCCCTTTGCTGGTAAAAAAGCTTTAAGTTTAAGAGCTATTGTTAAAAAgtcaaataaatcaataataagtAGATTATTCGGCAATATCTCTTTTAAAGGCCATTTCCAATCAGGACCATGAAGCCGGTCCATCAAGCTCAttataaactctcaaaataactttaaacaaGATTTCAGATTATAACTTCACGTCAATAAATTAGATAACTtctaaatttgttaaaaagcCCTATAAAAACGCTAAACGCATGAAATGACATCGACATATCGTTTAACTTTCGTCGTTAACAACCGTTTATTATGTTAAACCGTAAACGGTTATGGCAAACGCACTGGGCCTATGACCTCATTCAATTTGCTAATAGCTGTGTCATAGAAAATGTAACAGAAAGTAATGTTCTTATAAACATTTGCAGATTGAATTTTCCCGAGACCCTTATTCGAATCTAGAATGTAATCGCTTTAAGTGGCCGATTATTGTTGCTTATAAGAGGGTCACTCACATCATGAATTgtagaaagatatggaagtataattataacttagAGATAAGAAAATCTAATATTTGGAAAAAATCTgtataacaattaattaaaaagttcaaCCATTGAAATAAAACCCCGACAGAGTATATAAGATTCTATAAAGGTTAAGCAggtttttacttaaaatcataaaatattgaattttctaAATCGCATTAAGATGACTTTCTTTTGATGTCTTTTGTAATGGAATATACaactttatacaaataataatgcaATGAAAACTGTAAATACGGTCATTAGAAAGTTAATCGCGAGGTTGAGAGCTAACGACCTTTTATAGCTGCTTTAATTGTtttgcaataataataatttattattgcaaaaaaaggcgactaatggaaaggcttataaatttagtattttctttgacgcgttgggctagcaacctgttactctgtgtcccaattctatcaaaaactttcagtattttctattggaatataatatatacttgattatatgtatgtttatgatgCTGTATTTTTACGACTTTAATACATAGGCAAAATAGTcactttgtcaaatattttaatccaaGTCAACATTTGCCTATAAAGCGAGACTTATACTCGTAACACTTATCAAGACTTTTCTTAAAACTggtacaattataaaaactgCAAAGGTAACTTTGTAATGATGCAAATGTTTGTTAGGCTTACAATTTTACTGATGCAGTTTGGAAATCTAGAAaatacatagtttattttttattaaataaataaggcaTGGCGTTTTGTTTCAACTTGTCCATCTTACGTTTATTCTCGCACCGGCCACTAAATAATTTAGCGTGATgcttaaaaagatttaatcGCACAAGCGGTAGCGTTTTGGGAATGCGTACAAAATTCTGTATAATAATGTGTGTTTAGTATACTGTGTACAGTTTAGTATATTTGTGAAGCGTGTGCTCGAAGGCCCAATATCGCCGGTCCCTGTGGCTTTTATTTGATCATCCTTTACACAAACATCTATATATTACGAAGTAGTTTCCGAAAATAGTATTATGTTGACAGAAGAAGTATTTTCGACTATTTGGTGTGAGATTATCTTCTTATCGTTACCTTCGTCAAGAAAGTCATTTCGTTTACCGAAACCCCTCGCAATGAGGATTTTGTTGGACTTGAAGCCTCCTCTGGTCACCCTAACTTGCTCTTCTGttcgaattttaaaagatatttaaaaaaaatcaaagcgACAAGACGACATGTGATAGcttagttaattaaaaaaaaagaaagcgctgaattgaaaaaaaaattagtaaaaaattatgtacttaaaaGTATCTGCGTCTAGCATAAAAAATAGTACCcctaattaaaagaaaaataagtataaaattttacaatttcatttatttttagcaaGCACGTACTCACATCATTGAATGTCGAATACTTTAACAGAGATGTGAAAGCaatatttgttacatattCATTATTTAGTAGTAGTCTTCAAACTTATGCTTTTTCcaggttatttatttaattgatttatgattgaaatcccaagttaataagctcATAAAAGCCCTTAAAAGCTTCAGAAAGCAGCTGCCGCCGACAATGAAGTTACCTTCATCAGGGTTGTCGTCGTTGGACCTTTTCCCGAAATCCGGTGCCACCAGAAGTGAGGATTTCGGGTTAAACTTTCTTTGTTCTGGTGATGTGTATTGGTTGTATTGATCTGTTGGATAAATGTGTTGTAAAGACCGGTGCCTTTTCAGGAATAAAGTGCATGCTATTGCAAGAtggaagtaaaaaaataatggtctGTTGCCTTCTTCctcctatttttaattttaaatcttgaTCATGAAGTTGGTGTAAGATCAAGTAACCAGGCATACTCTGGTGAAACTGTTTGAAACACACGATTTGTGACGCTCCggctttaaaaattatttacctacTATCTTGTACCCTTTGTTCTTCACGGTATTCCAAATTATATGTTTGCAAATTTAATAGAGaacggtttagtagttttgaCTTGAAAGACgcacaaacaaacagatttttacatttacaattttagtATGGATGACTTACAAACGTTACCacctagaaaataaaagaacgaaaaaaaggattttttttaaattctttcatTTTCTAAGATTAAACATTATGTTTGAAAAGGCAAAGGTCTGTGTGTAAAGTACTTATGTGTTTACGTGAAAACATAACGTCCTGTGTGgcattaagaataaataacgCAAACCATGtaaggtattttttaaacaacaaccacattttggcatctataaaaaatattgttttaatgccTGAAGCAATTACATATGTGTTActaaaaaatatcacattacCGCCCTCTAATATtgaatttgtattaatttaaatttagctttcattttcaatttggTGCTATTGCGGTGTACCGAATTATCGATAATAAGGTCAGGTAATAATgaatgtaattatttgtaatcGTGGTTTGCTAGTtcgaataattaatttaaaatatgaataatttatttcgtaCTTCTTTCGATTTCAATTGattatttctgtattttattttttcatcgtATAACAGAACAGTTCAATCAATAGAAatacgaaataaatatttttagacacATATTTAATTACCCGTCTATAGGGTTTTTACACAATACAATAGTAATCGATTTTGCCACTTGTCATTTCTAGCAAAATCTTGTGTAGAATTGTCTTAATTTAGTCCTCCAATCCATGCAGAATCGAAGTTAAACCTCCTTCCCTTCTGAAGTCGGttgaaaataatcaatttatgTACAGCGTCTTTACTCTTTACAATACAGTTTCGGTACCTTAAAATGATTCATGAAAATCACAAAGATGTAAATACGctgtacatttttaattatcttacacattatacatacaattcATCAACAACTATGTTACACTGTCCCTTAAAAGAGAGTTCTctttaaaactctttataaATGGAAAACTTAAAACCATTTGTAAATAGGTTTCATCACAATCGGGTATTCCGCTTTCAAACACTGCTTTCTGGCCAATATGGTGTCTGGCCAGAATGTTACGTCACCTTCACCATCCTGGTCCATAGTTCTTTTCCCAAAATCCCTTGCGATGCCCACTGTTGGGCTTTTGAACGTGGGCACGCCACGACTCGACCGATCCGATGAAGATTGGTTTTCTACGTCACCTTTgacaattttgtaattaatgttTAGACTTACCTACATGCCAGGAACATTTAAATGATAAGGATTCTTCAATGTTTAAATAGTAATGATGTTTTGGACCATAatcttcaataaaatattgaagattATGGTCATAAGACACTGTATTTCTATCATATCGTAGGTTCTactttcttaaattaaaataaaaagacttaTGTGTTACTTTAGGACACCAAAGGTTTGTTTTTGaaactgttttgtttttagtcccatatttttattaattcactcaaaaaataaatccaagaattatcattattttactaactttttatattgtaatgcAATACAAAATAAGGATAAAATGAGGATGATATATTACATTCAAAACAATGTCAAAATATGAGCTGATGAAAAACTATAACATTTCTGTCATAATCGGATAAAGATTTCTATCAATTCGCAGTtgttaaattcaatttcagTTAACAAAAGAACAAATCCATTCAGTTAACTTTTCAACACCAgtgtgtaaaataaatgtttccaATATTCGGCTTCAAGTTATTTAAGTAAAGCtgtgacaatattttattaagtgttTTTGGAAAGTTGATCAGTTCACGTCGTTGGTACTGTATACCATGGCCTCAATACCGATGATTCCATAACAATATCTGTATTTTTTCCGGATGATTGAATAAATCTCTAATtactaattgaaaaaaaaaatgctagtagatcacagaaaaaaaataggcacAATGATctaagttaattataatttaattacttaagaTGAAACAAATCAATAGGCTTGTAAATTAAGATGTGATCGCGAAACTTAGGAGTTACTCGCACAAACTTTCctctaataaaaaatcaatttgaaAGAAGTAaggaaaattttgaaattcatgTCGAATTTTTCGGACCATTAGCTTCATCTGAAAGTGTGAGCAAGATCGATGTTGGTTTAACACCACTTTTCACGGGAAAGCACTTATGACTAGCTCCCTCAGTACggataataaaactaataaaccaTGTTGTCTTTCAAAactttaagtaggtatactcATTTTTCATTAACTATATCAATTGTTCGCCTAAAGTTGACATGGttcatttataaatgactACGCTCACTTTCTTATTGTAACTACAAGCTCAGCTTAAATAGAAATCCAATCTTTAATGTTTTACccaatttgataaataaaaattaacggTCATCATCAGCTCATACTGAAACATTTTAACAAATACTAGTTTCTTCAATAAGGAGTTGGAAATACTTTTCTGTCCCAgatttaactttttcttttttccttTGCTCAACAATATGTTCGATTAAACGGCTTAAATAATTGTAAGTAATTAGAGTGTCCATTAAGGGAAAGCCAGCAACAATGTGGTAACAACTTGTTGCTTTCTTTTGTAGTTCCGTGTTCCTACATAATTTCTGTGATTACTTCAGATTTATGTTATTGTTACATTTATCTAATAAGTAGTAATGCATTAATTTCTTAGGTTGAGTGTGAAAAGTCTATTTTAGTATTATACCTACGTAATaagatttttgataaaaagaatcacaagttaagataaattttagaaatatttcgATAGTTCTGcttcataaatttaatattctgtggtaaaactttttttttatcgtataCAGAAAATTTCGTTTAACCTCAAACATTGTTGggcaaatattttcttttatatctataataattaaaattattaattaattaattccaaGCGCTACTTGCTTACCAATCACCTAAATTACTCATCAAAGTCACCTACATACTAACTAAGTGAAGTTTAAATTGTGATCAGACATAACAAACCGTGCCtttgccaaaaaaaaagtgcctcaaaaaaaaaaaagaaactcacGTTCGGCCCTTGTCGATGGTCTGTCCCGCTTCCCGAACCCCCTAGCGGTCATCATCTCTACGTTTTTAAAGCCGCGGGTCGGCCGTTGTTGCTTCCCGCGCACAATCCTGATGTCGGGCGCGCCCTCCGCTAGGCAAAGACACGCGGCCGCGATGACGACAGCTAGTTGCATTGAGATGTTCATGGctagaacaaaaatattgggatgaaaaaaaaatacaataccgATCTTTCATGATTTCAAGTTTTGTTCACGCTGCGCCAAGATGATTATAAAGcctttcaaattaaaaaaaagaactgcCCTCGTGGAActataatatattgtaaataagggataggcttataaacttgggattctgtttttaggcgatgggctagcaacttgttactatttgaatctcaattctatcattaagccaaacagctgaacgtggcctgtaagtctttcaagaccgttagctctgcctaccccgcaaggaatagaggcatgactttatgtatgcacatacctacatgtattta
The window above is part of the Amyelois transitella isolate CPQ chromosome 11, ilAmyTran1.1, whole genome shotgun sequence genome. Proteins encoded here:
- the LOC106134989 gene encoding allatotropins-like; its protein translation is MNISMQLAVVIAAACLCLAEGAPDIRIVRGKQQRPTRGFKNVEMMTARGFGKRDRPSTRAERDVENQSSSDRSSRGVPTFKSPTVGIARDFGKRTMDQDGEDQYNQYTSPEQRKFNPKSSLLVAPDFGKRSNDDNPDEEEQVRVTRGGFKSNKILIARGFGKRNDFLDEVYGLDNFWETLEASPERDGLESNDENRLESIPLDWFVNEMLNNPDFTRSVVRKFVDLNQDGLLTSDELLRNVV